One segment of Microbacterium arborescens DNA contains the following:
- the catA gene encoding type A chloramphenicol O-acetyltransferase, translating to MHDAAPIDLETWPRRRHFEHYLRTVRCTYSMTVEIDVTDFVAAVRASGRRTYIAQVWAIASIVNRHPEFRMTLTADGAPAVWPEVHPSFTIFHPETETFSSVSAAFDRDFAAFHDAAARVIADHAGSTELFPQGPPPPNSFDVSSLPWTDFTGFNLNVEGGGGHLAPIFTLGRYVERDGRMLLPMAVQVHHAAADGFHTARLVNDLRRLFADVAWLAA from the coding sequence ATGCACGACGCCGCCCCCATCGACCTCGAGACCTGGCCGCGACGGCGGCACTTCGAGCACTACCTCCGCACCGTTCGCTGCACCTACTCGATGACGGTCGAGATCGACGTGACGGACTTCGTCGCGGCGGTGCGCGCCTCCGGGCGTCGCACCTACATCGCGCAAGTCTGGGCGATCGCGTCGATCGTCAACCGTCACCCGGAGTTCCGCATGACGCTCACCGCCGACGGCGCCCCCGCGGTGTGGCCGGAGGTCCACCCGTCGTTCACGATCTTCCACCCCGAGACCGAGACGTTCTCGAGCGTCTCGGCGGCCTTCGACCGCGACTTCGCCGCCTTCCACGATGCCGCGGCCCGGGTGATCGCCGATCACGCCGGCAGCACCGAGCTCTTCCCGCAGGGTCCACCGCCGCCGAACAGCTTCGACGTGTCGAGCCTGCCGTGGACCGACTTCACCGGGTTCAATCTGAACGTCGAGGGCGGCGGGGGCCACCTCGCTCCGATCTTCACGCTCGGGCGCTACGTCGAGCGTGACGGACGGATGCTGCTGCCTATGGCCGTGCAGGTGCACCACGCCGCGGCCGACGGCTTCCACACCGCTCGGCTCGTCAACGACCTGCGCCGGCTCTTCGCCGACGTCGCCTGGCTCGCGGCATGA
- a CDS encoding pyridoxine/pyridoxamine 5'-phosphate oxidase, whose product MSALREWLRSQPSLTGTPPAFDTDRLPASPVTLFEEWIHRAAAAGVTEPHAATLATVDADGIPDARTLIVKDVDDRGWAFASTRSSAKGGQLEAQPAAALAFWWQPVMRAVRVRGPIREASAEDTAADLAARSEAARRDVAEGDWALWRIEATRVEFWQGSLDRRHIRVVYERAGTGWRHTLLGGAV is encoded by the coding sequence ATGAGCGCGCTGCGCGAGTGGCTGCGCTCGCAGCCCTCGCTGACGGGCACACCTCCGGCGTTCGACACCGACCGGCTCCCCGCATCGCCGGTGACGCTGTTCGAGGAGTGGATCCACCGGGCAGCCGCCGCGGGGGTCACCGAGCCCCACGCCGCGACCCTCGCGACGGTCGACGCCGACGGCATCCCCGACGCCCGCACACTGATCGTCAAAGACGTCGACGACCGCGGCTGGGCGTTCGCGAGCACACGGTCATCCGCGAAGGGCGGGCAGCTGGAAGCGCAGCCCGCAGCAGCTCTGGCGTTCTGGTGGCAGCCGGTCATGCGGGCCGTGCGCGTGCGCGGGCCGATCCGCGAGGCCAGCGCCGAGGACACCGCCGCAGATCTGGCCGCTCGGTCCGAGGCGGCGCGCCGGGATGTCGCCGAGGGCGACTGGGCACTCTGGCGCATCGAGGCGACCAGGGTGGAATTCTGGCAGGGCTCGCTCGATCGGCGTCACATCCGCGTCGTCTACGAGCGCGCGGGGACGGGTTGGCGGCACACGCTCCTCGGAGGTGCAGTATGA
- a CDS encoding GNAT family N-acetyltransferase — translation MTVHYSFAPPTAAEFATLYAETGWAEWSLETFERALAGSWVVCTARDGDGHLIGLGRLISDGALHAFVTEMIVATAARGSGIGSEILRMLVAESRRRGVHDIQLFAARGRAAFYERHGFAPRAAEGPGMDIVAER, via the coding sequence ATGACCGTCCACTACTCTTTCGCCCCGCCCACGGCCGCCGAGTTCGCGACGCTCTACGCCGAGACGGGCTGGGCCGAGTGGTCGCTCGAAACCTTCGAACGGGCCCTCGCGGGGAGCTGGGTCGTGTGCACGGCGCGTGACGGCGACGGGCACCTGATCGGCCTCGGGCGCCTGATCAGCGACGGCGCGCTGCACGCGTTCGTGACCGAGATGATCGTGGCGACGGCAGCGCGAGGCAGCGGCATCGGGAGTGAGATCCTGCGGATGCTCGTCGCCGAGTCGCGACGGCGCGGCGTACACGACATCCAGCTCTTCGCCGCGCGCGGCCGGGCCGCGTTCTACGAGCGCCACGGCTTCGCTCCCCGCGCGGCCGAGGGCCCGGGCATGGACATCGTCGCCGAGCGCTGA
- a CDS encoding alanine/glycine:cation symporter family protein — MDAVNDWLLTWGDHLWTWIILPVVVALGLYFTVRSGVVQFRLIPEMFRTLTDKTPQTADGKPQSVSAFQAFTISAASRVGVGNIAGVGTAIAVGGPGAVFWMWVMGFVGGASSFIESSLAQLFKTRDRGSFRGGPAYYMQRGLGARWLGILFAVILIACFPFAFSSLQANTIVATISATVGSSAGDLPWLTWVIGVGLAGLTGLVVFGGVRRIASVTQLLVPIMAVGYLVIGVIVVVLHLDRIGPVFAEIFTSAWGFNEVVGATFGYIVLTGVKRGMFSNEAGLGSAPNAGASAAVTHPVKQGLVQTLGVYFDTFLVCTVTAFIILVSVPDLAGASRGIDLTQGALVDTLGGWSSIALSVIIFLLAFSSILGNYYYGESNIEFISADRGLLTAYRALVVVAVLAGSVSSADVVWNFADGVMGVMALTNLVAIALLSGIAFRLLRDYTEQRRAGLDPVFTRGRLPDIRGIECWEDELTVTGPVAVRVRARQAAKHRDHLREGR, encoded by the coding sequence ATGGACGCCGTAAACGACTGGCTGCTCACGTGGGGTGACCATCTGTGGACCTGGATCATCCTCCCGGTGGTCGTCGCCCTGGGGCTCTACTTCACGGTCCGCTCCGGCGTCGTGCAGTTCCGCCTCATCCCCGAGATGTTCCGGACGCTGACCGACAAGACCCCGCAGACCGCCGACGGGAAGCCGCAGTCGGTCTCGGCGTTCCAGGCCTTCACCATCTCGGCGGCCTCGCGGGTGGGGGTCGGCAACATCGCGGGTGTCGGCACCGCCATCGCGGTCGGCGGCCCCGGCGCGGTCTTCTGGATGTGGGTGATGGGCTTCGTAGGCGGCGCGTCGAGCTTCATCGAGTCGTCGCTGGCTCAGCTGTTCAAGACCCGCGACCGCGGGAGCTTCCGCGGCGGACCGGCGTACTACATGCAGCGTGGGCTGGGCGCCCGCTGGCTCGGCATCCTGTTCGCCGTCATCCTGATCGCCTGCTTCCCATTCGCCTTCAGCTCGTTGCAGGCCAACACGATCGTGGCCACGATCAGCGCCACGGTCGGCTCGAGCGCCGGCGACCTGCCCTGGCTGACATGGGTCATCGGCGTCGGCCTCGCCGGGCTGACGGGTCTCGTCGTGTTCGGCGGGGTCCGGCGCATCGCATCGGTGACGCAGCTGCTCGTGCCGATCATGGCCGTCGGGTACCTCGTGATCGGCGTGATCGTCGTGGTGCTGCACCTCGATCGCATCGGCCCGGTGTTCGCCGAGATCTTCACCTCGGCCTGGGGTTTCAACGAGGTCGTCGGTGCGACGTTCGGCTACATCGTGCTCACCGGCGTGAAGCGCGGCATGTTCTCGAATGAAGCGGGGCTCGGCTCAGCCCCCAACGCGGGCGCGAGCGCCGCTGTCACCCATCCGGTCAAGCAGGGCCTCGTGCAGACCCTCGGTGTCTACTTCGACACCTTCCTCGTCTGCACGGTGACGGCGTTCATCATCCTGGTGTCCGTCCCCGACCTGGCCGGGGCCTCACGCGGCATCGACCTGACGCAAGGAGCGCTCGTCGACACGCTCGGCGGCTGGTCGAGCATCGCCCTGAGCGTCATCATCTTCCTGCTCGCGTTCTCGTCGATCCTCGGCAACTACTACTACGGCGAGTCGAACATCGAGTTCATCTCCGCCGACCGCGGCCTGCTGACGGCGTACCGGGCGCTCGTCGTCGTCGCGGTGCTGGCGGGATCCGTCTCCAGCGCCGATGTCGTGTGGAATTTCGCCGATGGGGTTATGGGCGTGATGGCGCTGACGAACCTCGTCGCGATCGCGCTGCTGTCGGGCATCGCGTTCCGCCTGCTCCGGGATTACACCGAGCAGAGGCGGGCGGGCCTCGACCCCGTGTTCACGCGGGGACGACTGCCCGACATCCGCGGCATCGAATGCTGGGAGGACGAGCTCACCGTGACGGGACCCGTCGCGGTGCGGGTGCGCGCACGGCAGGCGGCCAAGCACCGCGACCACCTGCGCGAAGGCCGATGA
- a CDS encoding TetR/AcrR family transcriptional regulator, with product MPRVTPTPRTATARGPYAKSARTRTLILDAAFAVFASAGYRKGSLREIAERVDMSEAGLLHHFRNKAELLLAVLDHRDELARSRFAFEQHAGRGALDDLIALADYNSTIPGVIELFCTLSAEATSPDHPAHDFFRKRYENSRQIVVDALSVIRAEGGLRDGVDIPSAAARSIAVWDGLQIQWLLDRTALDMADELRACFDEFLIEDLAPPRRALPGPVESPGTADAGGTAPADSGESTSELRMPERTRSAR from the coding sequence ATGCCGCGCGTGACCCCGACGCCCCGAACCGCCACCGCCCGAGGCCCGTACGCCAAGAGCGCGCGCACCCGCACGCTGATCCTCGATGCGGCGTTCGCCGTGTTCGCGAGCGCGGGCTACCGCAAGGGGTCGCTCCGTGAGATCGCCGAACGCGTCGACATGAGCGAGGCCGGTCTCCTGCACCACTTCCGCAACAAGGCCGAGCTGCTGCTCGCCGTACTCGACCACCGTGACGAGCTCGCGCGCAGCAGGTTCGCGTTCGAGCAGCACGCGGGGCGCGGTGCGCTCGACGACCTCATCGCCCTCGCCGACTACAACTCCACGATCCCGGGCGTCATCGAGCTGTTCTGCACCCTGTCGGCCGAAGCGACCTCGCCCGACCACCCGGCTCATGACTTCTTCCGCAAGCGCTACGAGAACAGCCGACAGATCGTGGTCGATGCGCTCAGCGTCATCCGGGCCGAGGGCGGTCTGCGCGACGGCGTCGACATCCCCAGTGCCGCGGCCCGGTCGATCGCGGTGTGGGACGGGCTCCAGATCCAATGGCTGCTCGACCGCACCGCGCTCGACATGGCCGATGAGCTGCGCGCCTGCTTCGACGAGTTCCTGATCGAGGACCTGGCCCCGCCGCGGCGCGCCCTGCCGGGCCCCGTCGAGTCGCCAGGAACGGCGGATGCGGGGGGCACCGCACCCGCGGATTCTGGCGAGTCGACGAGCGAGCTCAGGATGCCGGAGAGAACCCGATCAGCCAGGTGA
- a CDS encoding VOC family protein: MPAPVPYIHFAADAADALRFYRSVFGGELQLHTYADFGRDDGAPELIAHGELRGPVDLFGADDPTAAAPPTMAGVMLALLGAGDEGASRRWFDALADGGAVIDPLQRRAWGDYDGQVRDRYGLTWLIGFSPAS, from the coding sequence ATGCCCGCTCCGGTGCCGTACATCCATTTCGCCGCCGACGCCGCCGACGCGCTCCGCTTCTACCGGTCGGTGTTCGGGGGCGAGCTCCAGCTCCACACGTACGCCGACTTCGGTCGGGATGACGGTGCGCCCGAACTCATCGCGCACGGCGAGCTGCGCGGACCGGTCGACCTCTTCGGTGCCGATGATCCGACGGCTGCCGCACCGCCGACGATGGCGGGGGTCATGCTCGCGCTCCTCGGAGCCGGCGACGAGGGGGCGTCGCGTCGATGGTTCGACGCATTGGCTGACGGCGGAGCGGTGATCGATCCCCTGCAGCGCCGGGCATGGGGCGACTACGACGGCCAGGTCAGAGACCGCTACGGTCTCACCTGGCTGATCGGGTTCTCTCCGGCATCCTGA
- a CDS encoding LacI family DNA-binding transcriptional regulator, which produces MGKRPTSRDVAARAGVSQSTVSQVFTGRAGISAATRERVLEAAREIDYRPNLAARSMRTTRTGRLAAVLPITAFHSAPLIAGTIERARAAGYEVEVQSIPNAPDQRRPRLLEMIDSRQFEGILCYAPVPGDDLARVDPNVPVLTLEEFDDDMRVSGEMLDVHPLESMVERLAELGHQRFLHITGARSYPSADARRRAYEATVARLGVESVGVVEGDWSAQSGLDAIRSLGEASLPLAVIAANDFIATGVIRGALERGWAVPGDVSVTGWDDSPTSAFQMPSLTSVSMDYVELGRRTADRLIALMRGEDPPAATDPLQHVVWRESTAAPAPSS; this is translated from the coding sequence ATGGGGAAACGGCCCACGAGCCGCGACGTCGCCGCCCGCGCGGGAGTCTCGCAGTCCACGGTCTCGCAGGTGTTCACGGGACGCGCGGGCATCTCTGCCGCCACACGTGAACGCGTGCTCGAGGCGGCTCGCGAGATCGACTACCGGCCGAACCTCGCCGCTCGCTCGATGCGCACGACGCGGACGGGCCGGCTCGCAGCGGTGCTGCCGATCACCGCGTTCCACTCGGCCCCGCTCATCGCCGGCACGATCGAACGCGCCCGAGCCGCCGGGTACGAGGTGGAGGTTCAGAGCATCCCCAACGCGCCGGATCAGCGTCGACCGCGACTGCTGGAGATGATCGACTCCCGTCAGTTCGAGGGCATCCTCTGCTATGCGCCCGTCCCCGGTGACGATCTGGCGCGTGTCGACCCGAACGTGCCGGTGCTGACGCTCGAGGAGTTCGACGACGACATGCGCGTCTCGGGGGAGATGCTCGACGTCCACCCGCTCGAGAGCATGGTGGAGCGGCTCGCCGAGCTCGGGCACCAGCGGTTCCTGCACATCACGGGTGCGCGGAGTTACCCCTCGGCGGACGCGCGGCGTCGGGCCTACGAAGCGACGGTCGCCCGGCTGGGAGTGGAGTCCGTCGGCGTCGTCGAGGGTGATTGGAGTGCGCAGTCGGGGCTCGACGCGATCCGTTCGCTCGGCGAGGCCTCGCTTCCGCTCGCCGTCATCGCCGCGAACGACTTCATCGCCACCGGCGTCATCCGCGGAGCGCTCGAACGAGGGTGGGCGGTCCCGGGCGACGTCAGTGTGACGGGGTGGGACGACTCGCCGACCAGCGCCTTCCAGATGCCCTCCCTCACGAGCGTCTCGATGGACTACGTCGAGCTCGGGCGCCGGACCGCCGACCGCCTCATCGCTCTCATGCGGGGTGAAGACCCGCCGGCCGCCACCGATCCGCTGCAGCATGTGGTCTGGCGCGAATCGACCGCGGCTCCCGCCCCGTCCTCCTGA
- a CDS encoding carbohydrate ABC transporter permease yields the protein MSIAELRRIARTTGSADKERRRIPLPDNKAAVLFLAPFAIGAVALTLGPIIMSLYLSFTDYNLLQDPGWVGLANYERMLTDTRLHTSLAVTFTYVVVGVPLQLAIALLLAVVLDKGMRALPFYRSAFYLPSLLGTSVAIAMLWRLIFGADGLFNSLLGFVGIESHTSWIGSPDTSLSTIILLHVWTFGSPMVIFLAGLRQIPGELYEAAAVDGAHAWSRFRAITLPLLTPIIFFNLVLAVINSFSAFTQAFVVSGGSGGPADSLLFYTLYLYQEGFGAFRMGYASALAWLLLLIIGAVTAINFWLSKYWVHYDD from the coding sequence ATGAGCATCGCCGAACTGCGACGCATAGCCCGAACGACCGGCAGCGCTGACAAAGAGCGACGGCGGATCCCACTCCCCGACAACAAAGCGGCTGTGCTGTTCCTCGCACCATTCGCCATTGGCGCGGTTGCATTGACGCTCGGGCCGATCATCATGTCGCTCTACCTGTCGTTCACCGACTACAACCTGCTGCAAGACCCCGGATGGGTCGGGCTCGCCAACTACGAGCGCATGCTGACGGACACGCGGCTGCACACCTCCCTCGCCGTCACCTTCACGTACGTCGTCGTGGGGGTGCCCCTGCAACTGGCGATCGCGCTCCTCCTCGCGGTGGTGCTCGACAAGGGGATGCGGGCGCTTCCGTTCTACCGCTCCGCGTTCTACCTCCCGAGCCTGCTGGGGACGTCCGTCGCGATCGCCATGCTCTGGCGATTGATCTTCGGCGCAGACGGACTCTTCAACTCCCTGCTCGGCTTCGTGGGAATCGAGTCGCACACCAGTTGGATCGGCAGCCCCGACACCTCCCTGAGCACCATCATCCTGTTGCACGTCTGGACGTTCGGCTCACCGATGGTGATCTTCCTCGCGGGCCTGCGGCAGATCCCGGGCGAGCTATACGAAGCCGCTGCCGTCGATGGCGCCCATGCCTGGTCGCGGTTCCGCGCGATCACGCTTCCGCTCCTGACTCCGATCATCTTCTTCAACCTCGTCCTCGCCGTCATCAACTCCTTCTCGGCGTTCACGCAGGCCTTCGTCGTGTCGGGCGGGTCAGGCGGACCCGCGGACTCGCTGCTGTTCTACACGCTTTACCTCTACCAGGAAGGATTCGGGGCCTTCCGCATGGGCTACGCCTCGGCTCTCGCCTGGCTTCTCCTGCTCATCATCGGCGCCGTCACGGCGATCAACTTCTGGCTCTCGAAGTACTGGGTGCACTATGACGACTGA
- a CDS encoding carbohydrate ABC transporter permease codes for MTTETLITGRPARTRGERAARPGGASRARLRGILRHALMLAVVVGSLYPVLWMVVSSLRPDGSIFGNPSPIPTDFVWENYAYGWTALGAPFGQYIANSLLVVVGSIIGNLFSCSLAAYAFARLRFRFQRTAFVYMLATLMLPIHVVIVPQYILWAQVGLTDSFWPLIVPKFLATDAFFIFLMVQFIRGLPRELDEAARIDGAGHARIFFQIILPLMVPALATTTIFTFIWVWNDFFSQLIFLTSPDNYTVPIALRSFIDAQSSSSFGAMFAMSVVSIVPLIIVFAFGQRFLIRGIATSGLK; via the coding sequence ATGACGACTGAAACCCTCATCACCGGCCGACCGGCCCGCACGCGGGGAGAGCGAGCTGCCCGCCCCGGCGGCGCCTCGCGCGCACGGCTGCGCGGCATCCTGCGCCACGCTCTCATGCTCGCGGTGGTCGTGGGCTCGCTCTACCCCGTCCTCTGGATGGTGGTGAGCTCGCTACGGCCCGACGGCAGCATCTTCGGCAACCCCTCGCCCATCCCGACCGACTTCGTCTGGGAGAACTACGCCTACGGCTGGACCGCTCTCGGCGCTCCGTTCGGACAGTACATCGCCAATTCGCTCCTGGTCGTCGTGGGCTCGATCATCGGCAACCTGTTCAGCTGCTCGCTCGCCGCGTACGCCTTCGCCCGATTGCGGTTCCGTTTCCAGCGGACGGCCTTCGTGTACATGCTGGCAACGCTGATGCTCCCGATCCACGTCGTGATCGTGCCGCAGTACATCCTGTGGGCGCAGGTCGGTCTCACGGACTCGTTCTGGCCGCTGATCGTGCCGAAGTTCCTCGCAACCGACGCGTTCTTCATCTTCCTCATGGTGCAGTTCATCCGCGGACTGCCGCGCGAACTGGATGAAGCGGCGCGGATCGACGGCGCCGGGCATGCCCGCATCTTCTTCCAGATCATCCTGCCGCTCATGGTTCCGGCGCTGGCGACGACGACGATCTTCACGTTCATCTGGGTGTGGAACGACTTCTTCTCGCAGCTGATCTTCCTCACGAGCCCCGACAACTACACGGTGCCGATCGCGCTGCGGTCTTTCATCGACGCGCAATCGTCATCGTCGTTCGGCGCGATGTTCGCGATGAGCGTCGTCTCGATCGTCCCGCTGATCATCGTCTTCGCCTTCGGCCAGCGGTTCCTCATCCGCGGCATCGCCACAAGCGGGCTGAAGTGA
- a CDS encoding ABC transporter substrate-binding protein: protein MHVPKRLIAGIAAGAAALLALSGCGVGNRAASTELSDGPVTLRMAWWGGDSRHERTQQVIDLFEAKYPNITIVPEFSDWSGYWEKLATATAGKNAADVIQMDELYLSSYAARGALSDLDALRIDTAGLDDSVLRMGRYDERLYAIPISTSSTALLVNTDLLDSIGVPLPDHTQSWTWDEFDTWAQTVTDAAPAGVYGTSVLSGSWQLQLFARQVGERLYDGDEVAVSAETVADFFRTSLDLTRSGASAPASVWSETSSLPLDQLPFSVGTAASFFAPATLISAYAKASGANIELVPMPNHDDGEPTFDYFKPGMYWSISSQSRHPAEAAALVDFLLNDPEATKVIGSERGLPASTRNLDLIKPGLTSEEAEAVAYSESRVPVLGAAPAPPPLGTSDVDAIFLRYLQEVMFERTTPETAATGFIADVQASIDAAN from the coding sequence ATGCACGTACCGAAACGTCTGATCGCCGGCATCGCCGCCGGCGCCGCTGCTCTGCTGGCCCTCTCCGGATGCGGCGTCGGCAACCGAGCCGCCTCGACCGAGCTCAGCGACGGCCCGGTCACCCTACGCATGGCGTGGTGGGGCGGCGACAGTCGCCATGAGCGCACGCAGCAGGTCATCGATCTCTTCGAGGCGAAATACCCGAACATCACCATCGTCCCCGAGTTCTCCGACTGGAGCGGCTACTGGGAGAAGCTCGCAACCGCAACGGCGGGCAAGAACGCCGCGGACGTCATCCAGATGGACGAGCTCTATCTCTCGTCCTACGCCGCGCGAGGAGCGCTCAGCGATCTCGACGCTCTGCGCATCGACACCGCCGGCCTCGACGACTCGGTCCTCCGGATGGGGCGCTACGACGAGCGCCTGTACGCGATCCCGATCTCGACATCGAGCACGGCGCTCCTGGTCAACACGGATCTGCTCGACAGCATCGGCGTGCCTCTGCCCGACCACACGCAGTCGTGGACGTGGGACGAGTTCGATACCTGGGCCCAGACCGTCACGGATGCCGCACCGGCCGGGGTCTACGGCACGAGCGTCCTCTCCGGCAGCTGGCAGCTGCAGCTGTTCGCGCGTCAGGTCGGCGAGCGGCTGTACGACGGTGACGAGGTCGCGGTCTCGGCCGAGACGGTCGCCGACTTCTTCCGGACGAGCCTCGACCTGACACGAAGCGGGGCGTCGGCTCCGGCGTCGGTGTGGTCGGAGACCAGCTCGCTTCCGCTCGACCAGTTGCCGTTCTCGGTCGGGACGGCAGCGTCGTTCTTCGCGCCGGCGACCCTGATCTCGGCCTACGCGAAGGCATCGGGCGCGAACATCGAGCTCGTACCGATGCCGAACCACGACGACGGCGAACCCACGTTCGACTACTTCAAGCCGGGAATGTACTGGTCGATCTCGTCGCAGTCGCGGCATCCCGCCGAGGCCGCCGCGCTGGTGGACTTCCTGCTGAACGACCCCGAGGCGACGAAGGTCATCGGCAGCGAGCGAGGCCTGCCCGCGAGCACGAGGAACCTCGATCTGATCAAGCCCGGCCTCACCTCCGAAGAGGCTGAAGCCGTGGCCTACTCGGAGTCGCGGGTTCCCGTGCTCGGCGCCGCCCCCGCGCCGCCGCCACTGGGCACATCCGATGTCGACGCGATCTTCTTGCGATATCTCCAGGAGGTGATGTTCGAGCGCACGACACCGGAGACCGCCGCGACGGGGTTCATCGCCGACGTCCAGGCGTCGATCGACGCCGCGAACTGA
- a CDS encoding phosphotransferase, producing the protein MLNGDGEEPLEGGNASGSVVRVGDTVRKTWTASTPSVIAFVEALRAQGVDAPEPRGRDEAGRQVTEFVDGVLAIDAGPMGLAQLHRVGALVRRIHDAAAVFVAPADAIWETAITAPGDELVCHNDLAPWNLVLGERWVFIDWDAAAPSTRSWDLAYAAQSFALGDPGEDPAVAAERLRSFVDGYEAPAALRAQLPETMSARVAAMHALLESSHRSGREPWATMYVEGHGEHWAAVRDFVDRHRPTWTRALTR; encoded by the coding sequence GTGCTGAACGGGGATGGCGAAGAGCCGCTGGAAGGCGGCAATGCGAGCGGCAGCGTGGTGCGGGTCGGCGACACCGTGCGCAAGACATGGACGGCGTCGACCCCCAGCGTCATCGCCTTCGTCGAGGCGCTCCGCGCGCAGGGCGTCGACGCTCCCGAGCCCCGCGGGCGCGACGAGGCCGGTCGGCAGGTGACCGAGTTCGTCGACGGCGTGCTCGCGATCGACGCCGGCCCGATGGGCCTCGCTCAGCTGCATCGCGTGGGCGCGCTCGTGCGCCGCATCCACGACGCCGCGGCGGTGTTCGTCGCTCCCGCCGACGCGATCTGGGAGACGGCGATCACCGCTCCGGGCGACGAGCTGGTGTGCCACAACGACCTCGCGCCCTGGAATCTGGTGCTGGGCGAGCGCTGGGTATTCATCGACTGGGATGCTGCGGCCCCCAGCACACGCTCGTGGGATCTCGCCTACGCGGCCCAGTCCTTCGCCCTCGGCGACCCCGGGGAGGATCCCGCGGTGGCCGCCGAGCGGCTGCGCTCGTTCGTCGACGGCTACGAGGCCCCGGCCGCGCTCCGCGCGCAGCTGCCCGAGACGATGAGCGCGCGCGTCGCGGCGATGCACGCCCTTCTCGAGAGCTCGCACCGGTCGGGCCGCGAACCGTGGGCCACGATGTACGTCGAGGGGCACGGCGAGCACTGGGCCGCCGTCCGCGACTTCGTCGACCGCCACCGCCCGACCTGGACCCGCGCCCTGACCCGATGA
- a CDS encoding MupG family TIM beta-alpha barrel fold protein, whose amino-acid sequence MLFSIYPTDAAATRRAVIDQVLATAPRPAPAGSGDERMLFTSLHMVDTGELAAFGEVLRAAHDDDGVTFCADVSPVALEHVVAGDEGWGWLSRRGITALRLDYGFGADEIRRVAEASGCRIAVNASTVDAAFLDELAGLPVWGWHNFYPRPETGLTASFLVTQSRLFLDRGMPVLAFIPGEGELRAPLHLGLPTLEEQRHRNAWRSYVQLRRLVPEAVVVCAEGVVADDHADWIAQFEATGTVTLPVVGLDAAASVLLERPWRLRVEDAAAAFRLDETRGGIRPSRTRNADSRERGSLQVDLDAYGRYRGEVHLMRTDRPLDAGQARIGEVAAPYRGIVDDLRPGQTVRLIPFAA is encoded by the coding sequence ATGCTGTTCTCGATCTACCCCACGGATGCCGCCGCCACTCGGCGGGCCGTCATCGACCAGGTGCTCGCGACGGCACCGCGCCCGGCGCCGGCCGGCTCCGGCGACGAGCGGATGCTGTTCACCTCGCTGCACATGGTCGACACGGGTGAACTCGCCGCCTTCGGCGAGGTGCTGCGTGCGGCGCACGACGACGATGGCGTGACCTTCTGCGCCGACGTCTCGCCCGTCGCGCTCGAGCACGTCGTCGCCGGTGACGAGGGATGGGGGTGGCTGTCACGCCGGGGCATCACGGCGCTGCGGCTCGACTACGGCTTCGGAGCCGACGAGATCCGTCGGGTCGCCGAGGCGTCGGGATGCCGGATCGCCGTCAACGCGAGCACGGTCGACGCGGCCTTCCTCGACGAGTTGGCGGGACTGCCCGTCTGGGGATGGCACAACTTCTATCCGCGACCCGAGACCGGGCTGACCGCGTCGTTCCTCGTGACGCAGTCGCGGCTGTTCCTCGACCGGGGGATGCCGGTTCTCGCGTTCATCCCCGGCGAGGGCGAGCTGCGGGCGCCGTTGCACCTCGGGCTGCCGACGCTCGAGGAGCAGCGGCACCGCAACGCGTGGCGTTCGTACGTGCAGCTGCGGCGGCTCGTTCCCGAGGCGGTCGTCGTCTGCGCCGAGGGCGTGGTCGCCGATGACCACGCGGACTGGATCGCGCAGTTCGAGGCGACGGGCACGGTGACGCTCCCGGTCGTGGGGCTGGACGCCGCGGCATCCGTCCTGCTGGAGCGGCCCTGGCGGTTGCGGGTCGAGGATGCGGCGGCGGCGTTCCGGCTGGACGAGACACGCGGCGGCATACGTCCGTCCCGCACCCGCAACGCGGACTCGCGTGAGCGCGGCAGCCTGCAGGTCGACCTCGACGCCTATGGGCGGTACCGGGGCGAGGTCCATCTCATGCGCACCGATCGTCCGCTCGACGCGGGCCAGGCGCGCATCGGCGAGGTCGCCGCGCCGTACCGCGGGATCGTCGACGACCTGCGTCCCGGCCAGACCGTCCGCCTGATCCCTTTCGCCGCCTGA